The DNA region TTCCGTAACGCGCGTCGTGCAGGCCGAACAGTTCCAGGAGGCGTTCGCCGGTGTGCCGGCACGTGTTCGGGTCCAGTTCCCGCAGCGCACCTACCAGCAGGAGGTATTCGATCGCCGAGAGGTGGGTGTAGAGCTGCGGTTCCTCTGGCACGTAGCCGATGCGGCGCTTGAAGGCGATGGGATCGTCTTCGAGGGAGGAGCCGTCGAGCGTGATCGTGCCGTTGTCGGGTTCGAGCAAGCCGACGAGCATGCGGATGGTGGTGCTTTTGCCTGATCCGTTCGGGCCGAGGTATCCGAGAATCTCGCCTGGCGCGCACGAGAAGCTGACGTTGTCGACGGCCAGCAGGCCGCCGTAGCGCCGCGTCAGGCCGCGGACGTCAAGCACGGCGTTTTCGAGCGGCGGTGCCGGAGTTGGGGCACCAGGAACCAGAGCGTG from Acidobacteriota bacterium includes:
- a CDS encoding ABC transporter ATP-binding protein codes for the protein MLDVRGLTRRYGGLLAVDNVSFSCAPGEILGYLGPNGSGKSTTIRMLVGLLEPDNGTITLDGSSLEDDPIAFKRRIGYVPEEPQLYTHLSAIEYLLLVGALRELDPNTCRHTGERLLELFGLHDARYGTMATFSKGMRQRVLLAAALLHDPELLILDEPFSGLDVSADLLFRTFLQALAREGRTILFSSHRLDVVEKVCERVVILHRGKVVADGRIADLRSDRTPTLEGVFAEVTQQEDYSAIATDIVNTVRGR